One Desulfocurvibacter africanus subsp. africanus DSM 2603 DNA segment encodes these proteins:
- the tmcB gene encoding electron transfer complex ferredoxin TmcB, producing the protein MTKPLTQTDKWRKVEDAGLDRGAARLTPERIEKVINEVIDKETSIRFQAYMRDCVRCGLCAEGCHYFLSRDRDPSYSPVAKMHQTAWEMVRRKGKVSAEFVRNAVQLAHTECNLCRRCLHYCPFGIDTAYVMGIVRRIGNRLGVTPQYIQDTANSHSATMNQMWVKEDEWIDSLKWQEDEARDEFPDLRIPLEKEGAEIMYSVIAPEPKFRTQLIYQAAAIFHEAGMDYTFPATPGWDNSDMAMFVGNNEIMGRLKRLHFETAQRLRVKRIVMGECGHAFRSVYDVGNRWLGWRDSPIEIVHGVQFYHELLTSGRIQVETQIEDLVTFHDPCNIIRGRGLMEQGREVAKAFCKNYIEMTPNREHNLCCAAGGGVINCGPPFKETRVKGNRAKAEQLKATGAKIVIAPCHNCHGGLEDIIHAYHLDMKLMFLGDIIYKHMKKTKAV; encoded by the coding sequence ATGACGAAACCGCTCACTCAGACGGACAAGTGGCGCAAGGTCGAGGACGCCGGCCTGGACCGCGGCGCGGCCAGACTGACCCCCGAGCGCATAGAAAAGGTCATCAACGAGGTCATCGACAAGGAAACCTCCATCCGCTTCCAGGCCTACATGCGCGACTGCGTGCGTTGCGGCCTGTGCGCCGAGGGTTGCCATTACTTCCTGTCCCGCGACCGCGATCCGAGCTACTCGCCCGTGGCCAAGATGCACCAGACGGCTTGGGAGATGGTGCGCCGCAAGGGCAAGGTCAGCGCCGAGTTCGTGCGCAACGCCGTGCAGCTCGCGCACACCGAGTGCAACCTCTGCCGCCGCTGCCTGCACTACTGTCCCTTCGGCATCGACACGGCCTATGTCATGGGCATCGTGCGCCGCATCGGCAACCGTCTGGGCGTCACTCCCCAGTACATCCAGGACACGGCCAACTCTCATTCCGCGACCATGAACCAGATGTGGGTCAAGGAAGACGAGTGGATCGACTCGCTCAAGTGGCAGGAAGACGAAGCTCGCGACGAGTTCCCGGACCTGCGCATCCCGCTCGAGAAGGAAGGCGCTGAGATCATGTACTCGGTCATCGCGCCCGAGCCCAAGTTCCGCACGCAGCTCATCTACCAGGCCGCGGCCATCTTCCACGAAGCCGGCATGGACTACACCTTCCCGGCCACGCCGGGCTGGGACAACTCGGACATGGCCATGTTCGTTGGCAACAACGAGATCATGGGCCGGCTCAAGCGGTTGCACTTCGAAACAGCCCAGCGCCTGCGCGTCAAGCGCATCGTCATGGGCGAGTGCGGCCACGCCTTCCGCTCGGTGTACGATGTAGGCAACCGCTGGTTGGGTTGGAGGGATTCGCCCATAGAGATCGTGCACGGCGTGCAGTTCTACCACGAGCTGCTCACCTCGGGCCGCATCCAGGTCGAGACGCAGATCGAGGATCTCGTGACCTTCCACGATCCCTGCAACATCATCCGCGGCCGGGGTCTCATGGAGCAGGGCCGCGAGGTCGCCAAGGCCTTCTGCAAGAACTACATCGAGATGACTCCGAACCGCGAGCACAACCTTTGCTGCGCGGCAGGCGGCGGCGTCATCAACTGCGGCCCCCCCTTCAAGGAGACGCGCGTCAAGGGCAATAGGGCCAAGGCTGAGCAGCTCAAGGCCACGGGCGCCAAGATCGTCATCGCGCCCTGCCACAACTGCCACGGCGGCCTTGAAGACATCATCCATGCTTATCACCTGGACATGAAGCTCATGTTCCTTGGCGATATCATCTACAAGCACATGAAGAAGACCAAGGCCGTCTAA
- the tmcD gene encoding electron transfer complex subunit TmcD yields the protein MSNFSAWDWKPGSRVVADLSARAADYEWREEPIASPDGESVACIVKQPDAGFTVLVNDEFWEQEFEKAWYLRHAPDGRLTCLVMSEDEWTVAVDGQPWESRFGFAWSTVFAPKSSAIGVAVQLDGKYGMAVDDQPWEQMYENANNWLLSDDGSHSAAAVQVKSLGQADIDTFAKGVFSAAIDGEAWEQNFVSVWSLAFNSDSSRLAAEVRLSQYEYTIAVDGKPWEQIFQSVWAPCFNPTSGGVVAPARMGGKWFLCEDGRKLWDKPFTQLWSQKFSPGGERLAAIVATGLGHWTVAVDGQPWEQSFNGVVMDLTFSPNGRSLACMGKDDNAWWVMVDGQRWCGGYDRAFPPQFSPDGKHCAVRLDRGGRYSLCVDGKVYSEDFDMLWDPTFGPESDRILIRAIKDGKYLRRVASLGDILG from the coding sequence ATGAGCAATTTTTCGGCCTGGGATTGGAAGCCAGGCAGCAGGGTCGTAGCCGACCTTTCGGCCAGGGCCGCTGACTACGAGTGGCGCGAGGAGCCCATTGCCTCGCCGGACGGTGAATCAGTGGCCTGTATCGTCAAGCAGCCCGACGCCGGTTTCACGGTCCTGGTCAATGACGAGTTCTGGGAGCAGGAGTTCGAAAAGGCTTGGTACCTGCGCCATGCGCCGGATGGCAGGCTGACCTGTCTCGTGATGAGCGAGGACGAGTGGACTGTGGCCGTCGACGGCCAGCCCTGGGAGTCGCGCTTCGGCTTCGCCTGGAGCACCGTGTTCGCGCCCAAGAGCAGCGCCATCGGCGTGGCCGTGCAGCTGGACGGCAAGTATGGCATGGCCGTGGACGATCAGCCTTGGGAGCAGATGTACGAGAACGCCAACAACTGGCTGCTCTCGGACGACGGCTCGCACTCGGCAGCGGCCGTGCAGGTCAAGTCCCTTGGCCAGGCCGACATCGACACCTTCGCCAAGGGCGTATTCAGCGCCGCCATCGACGGCGAGGCCTGGGAGCAAAACTTCGTGAGCGTCTGGAGTCTGGCCTTCAACTCCGACTCCAGCCGTCTTGCCGCTGAAGTGCGCTTGAGCCAGTACGAGTACACCATCGCCGTGGACGGCAAGCCCTGGGAGCAGATCTTCCAGAGCGTCTGGGCGCCCTGTTTCAACCCGACCTCGGGCGGGGTTGTGGCGCCGGCGCGCATGGGCGGCAAGTGGTTCCTGTGCGAGGACGGGCGCAAGCTCTGGGACAAACCCTTCACTCAACTCTGGAGCCAGAAGTTCTCTCCGGGCGGCGAGAGGTTGGCGGCCATCGTGGCTACCGGCCTTGGCCACTGGACCGTGGCCGTGGATGGCCAGCCTTGGGAGCAATCCTTCAATGGCGTGGTTATGGACCTGACCTTCTCGCCCAATGGCCGCTCCCTCGCCTGCATGGGCAAGGATGACAACGCATGGTGGGTCATGGTCGACGGCCAGCGCTGGTGCGGCGGCTACGATAGGGCCTTCCCCCCGCAGTTCTCGCCCGACGGCAAGCATTGCGCCGTGCGCCTTGATCGCGGCGGCCGCTACAGCCTGTGCGTCGATGGCAAGGTCTATTCCGAGGATTTCGACATGCTCTGGGATCCGACCTTTGGACCCGAGTCTGACCGCATCCTCATCCGGGCCATCAAGGATGGCAAGTACCTGCGCCGGGTCGCATCCCTGGGCGACATCCTGGGCTAG
- the tmcA gene encoding acidic tetraheme cytochrome c3 TmcA, which translates to MFKHTLIALTLLAAATLFSLPAFSQEDMTHVPTDAFGKLERPAAVFNHDEHNEKAGIESCNACHHVWVNGVLAEDEDSVGTPCSDCHALEQDGDTPGLQDAYHQQCWGCHEKQAKGPVMCGECHVKN; encoded by the coding sequence ATGTTCAAGCACACGCTCATCGCCCTGACGCTCCTCGCGGCCGCGACCCTGTTCAGTCTGCCCGCCTTCTCCCAGGAGGACATGACTCATGTGCCCACGGACGCCTTCGGCAAGCTGGAACGTCCGGCAGCCGTGTTCAACCACGACGAGCACAACGAGAAAGCCGGCATAGAGAGCTGCAACGCCTGCCACCATGTCTGGGTCAACGGCGTGCTCGCCGAGGACGAGGATTCGGTCGGCACGCCCTGTTCCGATTGCCATGCCCTGGAGCAGGACGGCGACACGCCCGGCCTGCAGGACGCCTACCACCAGCAGTGCTGGGGCTGCCACGAGAAGCAGGCCAAGGGGCCGGTCATGTGCGGCGAATGCCACGTGAAGAATTAG
- the tmcC gene encoding TmcC family electron transfer complex membrane anchor subunit, producing MHTFYDFITGPLLWISFLVFLAGSVYRLVYAYMEAKRRDQFVLVYWSWKHVLRSMAHWLVPYNTMRWRTTPVLTAVTFVFHILIFVVPIFLTAHVMLFNQWLGISWPTLPEAVADILAIVVVLCCGYFIWRRWATPEVRYVTGWQDWFMVGTVLVTFLSGVLAYHQLGPYQIMLYLHILAGEAFLVMIPFTRAEHMLYGLFMRGYIASEFGAVRHCKDW from the coding sequence ATGCACACATTCTACGACTTCATCACCGGCCCGCTCTTGTGGATCAGTTTCCTGGTCTTCCTGGCCGGCAGCGTCTACAGGCTGGTCTACGCCTACATGGAAGCCAAACGCCGCGACCAGTTCGTGCTCGTCTACTGGAGCTGGAAGCACGTGCTGCGCTCCATGGCCCACTGGCTGGTGCCCTACAACACCATGCGCTGGCGCACCACGCCGGTGCTCACCGCCGTGACCTTCGTCTTCCATATTCTCATTTTCGTCGTGCCCATCTTTCTCACGGCCCATGTCATGCTCTTCAACCAGTGGCTGGGCATCTCCTGGCCCACGCTGCCCGAGGCCGTGGCCGACATCCTGGCCATCGTGGTGGTGCTCTGCTGCGGCTATTTCATCTGGCGACGCTGGGCCACGCCCGAGGTGCGCTACGTCACCGGCTGGCAGGACTGGTTCATGGTCGGCACCGTGCTGGTGACCTTCCTGTCCGGCGTGCTTGCCTACCACCAGCTTGGGCCTTATCAGATCATGCTGTACCTGCACATTTTGGCCGGCGAGGCCTTCCTCGTCATGATTCCCTTCACCAGGGCCGAACACATGCTCTACGGCCTGTTCATGCGCGGCTACATAGCCTCCGAATTTGGCGCGGTGCGCCACTGCAAGGACTGGTAG